In Capsicum annuum cultivar UCD-10X-F1 chromosome 11, UCD10Xv1.1, whole genome shotgun sequence, one genomic interval encodes:
- the LOC124888747 gene encoding putative disease resistance RPP13-like protein 1, protein MLRSESEFEVWRRILTSEIWDLDKDNDILPALMLSYNELPPHLKPCFSYCTIFPKDYPFRKEQVIHLWIANGLVVPQGEERIQDLGDQFFNQLRSRSLFDKVRNPSHGNTEEFLMHDLVNDLA, encoded by the coding sequence ATGTTACGCTCCGAATCAGAGTTTGAAGTGTGGAGGCGTATTTTAACAAGTGAAATATGGGATCTGGACAAGGACAATGACATATTACCAGCGTTGATGTTGAGCTACAATGAACTTCCCCCACATTTAAAGCCATGTTTTTCCTATTGTACAATATTTCCTAAAGATTATCCATTTAGGAAAGAACAAGTTATTCATCTGTGGATTGCTAATGGTCTTGTAGTACCACAGGGAGAGGAAAGAATCCAAGATTTAGGCGACCAATTCTTTAACCAGTTGAGATCAAGATCATTGTTCGATAAGGTCCGAAATCCTTCTCACGGGAACACAGAGGAATTCTTAATGCATGACCTTGTCAATGATTTAGCCTGA
- the LOC107854796 gene encoding ABC transporter G family member 28-like — translation MKAVLLCSAFCRLFFRDKGSNKCNLTFPRRKPWKLVKLLPCDQEVTGSSRRNSPLQKCKINYTTGESASGTSSLAYFVAKDKIDHINTIVQPAVYLSMFYFFSDPRSSSLDNYLVLLCVVHCVTGIAYALAIYFEPGQAQLWSVLLPVVLTLVASKDSAFMSIVGDYIYSKWALEAFIIANAKRYSGVWLITRCGVLMKRGFALDHWYPSLLKLILLGVISRCVAFLLLKLSRKNKTSLLLS, via the exons ATGAAAGCTGTTCTGCTTTGTTCTGCATTTTGTCGTCTCTTCTTCAGAGataaagggtccaacaaatgcaaccTCACTTTCCCAAGGAG GAAGCCTTGGAAATTGGTAAAGTTGcttccatgtgaccaggaggtcacgggttcaagccgtaGAAACAGccccttgcagaaatgtaag ATAAATTACACTACTGGAGAGAGTGCATCTGGAACGAGCAGTTTGGCATACTTTGTGGCCAAGGATAAAATTGATCATATCAATACTATTGTACAGCCTGCAGTTTATCTCTCAATGTTCTACTTCTTCAGCGATCCAAGATCTTCAAGTTTGGATAATTATCTCGTCCTGCTTTGTGTCGTACATTGTGTTACTGGGATAGCTTATGCACTTGCCATCTACTTTGAACCTGGTCAAGCTCAACTG TGGTCGGTGTTGCTACCAGTTGTCTTGACCCTTGTAGCAAGCAAGGACAGTGCGTTCATGTCGATAGTAGGAGATTATATCTATTCAAAGTGGGCCTTGGAAGCATTTATAATTGCAAATGCTAAAAG GTACTCTGGGGTGTGGCTTATCACAAGATGTGGTGTACTAATGAAAAGAGGCTTCGCGCTTGATCATTGGTACCCTAGCTTACTAAAACTCATCCTTCTTGGCGTTATCAGTCGCTGCGTAGCATTTTTGTTATTGAAACTTTCCAGAAAAAATAAGACTTCATTGTTGCTGTCTTGA
- the LOC107854790 gene encoding LOW QUALITY PROTEIN: putative disease resistance protein At3g14460 (The sequence of the model RefSeq protein was modified relative to this genomic sequence to represent the inferred CDS: inserted 4 bases in 2 codons; substituted 1 base at 1 genomic stop codon): MEIGLAVGGAFLSSALNVLFDRLAPHGDLLNMFQKNKHDVRLLKKLKMTLVGLQAVLSDAENKQASNQHVSQWLNELXDAVDGAENLMEQVSYESLRLKVEGQLRNLAETSNQQVSDLNLSLSDDYFLNVKEKLEETIETLEDLQKQIGLLGLKEHFALTKQETRRHSTSLVDESDVFGRQNEIEELIDHLLSKDASEKSPAVVPIVGMGGVDKTTLGKAAYNDEKVQSHFNLTAWFCVSEPYDAFRITKGLLQQIGSLQVDDNLNQLQVKLKESLKGKRFLIVLDDMWNENYNEWNDLWNVFVQGGIGSKIIVTTRKESVALMMQTEQISMDTFSIDDSWSLFKRHAFENMDPMEHPELEEVGKQIVAKCKGLPLALKTLTGMSRSKSELKGXEIILRSETWDLSKNDILPALMLSYNELPPDLKPCFSYCAIFPKDYPFRKEQVIHLWIANGLVEQRGDERIQDLGNQYFNELRSRSLFERVPESSERDGGKFLMHDLVNDLAQIASSKLCVRLEECQGSHMLEQSRHMSYVMGKGGDLEKLNPLSKSEQLRTLLPINIQDLYNPFISKSVLHNILPSLISLRALSLSHYWIKELPDALFIKLKLLRFLDLSWTEIIKLPDSICALYNLATLLMSSCRYLEELPLQMEKLVNLRHLDISNTFHLKMPLHQSKLKSLQVLVGAKFLLGGLRMEDLGQLHNLYGSLSILELQIVVDRREALKSKMREKEHVEKLSLKWXSIADNSQTERDILDELRPYSNIKGLQISGYRGTQFPNWLADPSFLKLLVQLSLSNCKDCFSLPALGQLPCLKILSIREMHRITEVTEDFYGSPSSEKPFNSLEKLEFAKMPEWKQWHVLENREFPALQKLSIENCPKLMGKLPENLCSLTELRFSRCPELNLETPIHLSSLKWFEGDDSPKVGVIFDEAELFTSQLELMKQIEELYISDCNSLTSLPTSTLPSTLKHLTICHCRKLKLDLHECDSISSPESVPRVRTLSIWSCQNLTRFLIPNGTERHGIRCCENLEILSVACGIQMTTLIISECKKLKWLPEGMQELLPSLEELRLSDCPEIESFPGGGLPFNLQLLVIESCKKLVNGQKGWCLHRLPSLRALDSYHDGSDEEIVGGENWELPCSIQSLTIDNLKTLSSQLLKSLTSLEYLDTRKLPQIQSLLEQGPPSSLSKLHLYLHNELHSLPIKGLRHLTSLQSLEISSCHQLQSLPESGLPSSLSELTIRDYPNLQSLPIKWIASSLSKLSICSCPFLKPLLEFDKGEYWPEIAHIPQIYIGVTIFDHESECL; the protein is encoded by the exons ATGGAGATTGGCTTAGCAGTTGGTGGTGCATTTCTGTCTTCAGCTTTGAATGTTCTCTTTGATAGGCTTGCTCCTCATGGTGATCTGCTCAACATGTTTCAGAAGAATAAGCATGATGTTCGACTCTTAAAGAAGCTGAAAATGACTTTGGTTGGCCTTCAGGCTGTGCTAAGTGATGCAGAGAATAAGCAGGCCTCAAATCAACATGTGAGCCAGTGGCTTAATGAACTTTGAGATGCTGTGGACGGCGCTGAAAACTTAATGGAACAAGTCAGTTATGAGTCTTTGAGGCTTAAGGTGGAAGGTCAACTTCGAAATCTTGCAGAAACAAGTAACCAGCAAGTAAGTGACCTCAACCTGAGCTTGAGTGATGATTATTTTCTTAACGTAAAGGAGAAGTTGGAAGAGACCATTGAAACATTGGAGGATCTGCAAAAGCAAATTGGTCTCCTTGGCTTAAAGGAGCATTTTGCTTTGACTAAACAAGAAACTAGGAGACATTCAACTTCTTTGGTTGATGAATCTGATGTCTTTGGTCGGCAGAATGAAATAGAGGAATTGATTGACCATTTATTGTCCAAGGATGCAAGTGAAAAAAGTCCGGCTGTTGTCCCTATTGTTGGAATGGGGGGCGTGGACAAGACAACACTTGGTAAAGCTGCTTACAATGATGAGAAGGTGCAAAGCCATTTTAATTTAACAGCTTGGTTTTGTGTGTCTGAGCCATATGATGCTTTCAGAATAACAAAAGGGTTACTTCAACAAATTGGCTCATTGCAGGTTGATGACAATCTTAATCAGCTGCAAGTCAAATTGAAGGAAAGCTTAAAGGGGAAGAGGTTTCTTATTGTTCTGGATGATATGTGGAATGAAAACTATAACGAGTGGAATGACTTGTGGAATGTTTTTGTTCAAGGAGGTATTGGAAGTAAGATCATTGTGACGACACGTAAAGAGAGTGTTGCCTTGATGATGCAAACTGAGCAAATTAGTATGGATACCTTTTCAATTGATGACTCTTGGTCTTTATTTAAAAGACATGCATTTGAAAACATGGACCCTATGGAACATCCGGAACTTGAAGAGGTCGGAAAACAAATTGTAGCTAAGTGCAAAGGACTGCCCTTAGCTCTGAAGACGCTCACTGGTATGTCACGCTCCAAATCAGAGTTGAAAGG GGAGATTATTTTGAGAAGTGAGACATGGGACCTGTCAAAAAATGACATATTACCAGCGTTGATGTTGAGCTACAATGAACTTCCCCCAGATTTAAAGCCATGTTTTTCCTATTGTGCAATATTTCCTAAAGATTATCCATTTAGGAAAGAACAAGTTATTCATCTGTGGATTGCTAATGGTCTTGTAGAACAACGGGGAGATGAAAGAATTCAAGATTTAGGCAACCAATACTTTAATGAGTTGAGATCAAGATCGTTGTTCGAAAGGGTCCCAGAATCTTCTGAAAGAGACGGAGGGAAATTCTTAATGCATGATCTTGTCAATGATTTGGCCCAAATTGCATCTTCAAAACTTTGTGTCAGGTTGGAAGAATGCCAAGGATCTCATATGTTGGAACAAAGTCGGCATATGTCGTATGTAATGGGGAAAGGTGGTGACTTAGAGAAATTGAATCCGCTCTCTAAGTCAGAGCAGCTGAGGACATTGCTTCCAATCAATATCCAGGACCTTTACAACCCTTTTATAAGCAAGAGTGTGCTGCATAACATACTGCCAAGTCTAATATCCTTGAGGGCATTATCATTATCTCATTACTGGATTAAGGAGTTGCCAGATGCTTTGTTTATCAAATTAAAGCTCTTGAGATTTTTGGACCTTTCTTGGACAGAGATTATAAAGTTGCCCGATTCTATCTGTGCATTGTATAACTTGGCGACACTTCTCATGTCATCTTGTAGATATCTTGAGGAGTTACCGCTGCAGATGGAAAAGCTAGTCAACTTGCGGCACCTTGACATAAGCAACACTTTTCACTTGAAGATGCCGCTACATCAGAGCAAGTTGAAAAGCCTCCAAGTGCTAGTGGGAGCCAAGTTTCTTCTAGGTGGTTTGAGAATGGAAGATTTGGGTCAACTGCATAACTTGTATGGATCTCTATCAATTCTAGAGTTGCAAATTGTGGTTGATAGAAGGGAAGCTCTGAAGTCAAAGATGAGGGAAAAGGAACATGTTGAGAAGTTATCTTTGAAGTG AAGTATTGCCGACAATTCACAAACTGAAAGAGACATACTTGATGAGCTACGCCCATACTCAAATATAAAAGGACTCCAAATCTCCGGATATAGAGGGACACAATTTCCAAATTGGCTAGCTGATCCTTCGTTTCTTAAGCTGCTAGTACAATTGTCTCTTAGCAACTGTAAGGACTGTTTTTCCTTGCCAGCACTAGGACAACTTCCTTGTTTGAAAATCCTTTCCATTAGAGAGATGCATCGAATAACAGAGGTGACGGAAGATTTCTATGGTAGTCCGTCCTCCGAAAAGCCTTTTAACTCTCTTGAGAAGCTTGAATTTGCAAAGATGCCTGAGTGGAAGCAATGGCACGTTCTAGAGAACAGAGAGTTTCCTGCACTTCAGAAACTTTCAATTGAAAATTGTCCGAAGTTGATGGGAAAGCTGCCTGAAAATCTTTGTTCTCTGACAGAACTGAGATTTTCAAGATGTCCTGAACTCAATTTGGAGACACCCATCCATCTTTCAAGTCTAAAATGGTTTGAAGGTGATGATTCTCCTAAGGTTGGAGTTATTTTTGATGAAGCTGAACTGTTTACCTCCCAACTTGAGTTAATGAAGCAGATTGAGGAGTTATATATTAGTGATTGCAACTCTCTTACCTCCTTGCCTACTAGCACTCTACCGAGTACCTTGAAGCATCTAACGATATGTCATTGCCGGAAATTGAAATTGGATCTGCATGAATGTGATTCTATATCATCACCTGAGTCGGTCCCAAGAGTACGCACTTTGTCGATATGGAGTTGCCAAAACCTTACTAGGTTTTTGATTCCTAATGGGACTGAAAGACACGGTATTCGTTGTTGTGAGAATCTTGAAATACTTTCGGTGGCATGTGGAATCCAGATGACGACATTGATTATTTCGGAATGCAAAAAGCTGAAGTGGCTGCCAGAAGGTATGCAGGAACTCCTTCCATCTCTTGAGGAACTGCGACTGTCTGATTGTCCAGAAATAGAGTCCTTTCCTGGTGGAGGATTGCCCTTCAATTTACAACTCCTTGTGATTGAAAGTTGCAAGAAACTGGTGAACGGCCAAAAGGGGTGGTGTCTACATAGACTCCCCTCTCTCAGAGCATTGGACAGCTACCACGATGGCAGTGATGAAGAGATTGTTGGTGGTGAGAATTGGGAGTTGCCTTGCTCTATTCAAAGTCTTACCATAGACAATCTGAAAACATTAAGCAGCCAACTTCTCAAAAGCCTCACCTCTCTTGAATATCTAGATACACGTAAATTACCTCAAATTCAGTCACTGCTGGAACAAGGGCCTCCCTCCTCTCTTTCTAAGCTACATTTATATCTCCATAATGAGCTCCATTCACTACCGATTAAAGGTCTTCGGCACCTCACTTCGCTTCAAAGTCTAGAGATCAGCAGTTGCCATCAACTCCAATCACTTCCTGAATCAGGGCTTCCCTCTTCTCTTTCTGAGCTGACCATCAGGGATTACCCTAACCTCCAATCCCTTCCAATAAAATGGATCGCATCTTCCCtctctaaactatctatttgcaGCTGCCCATTTCTCAAACCACTCCTAGAATTTGACAAGGGGGAGTACTGGCCAGAAATTGCTCATATTCCTCAAATATATATCGGTGTTACGATATTTGACCACGAATCAGAATGCCTGTGA